The genomic segment AGAATGAGGAGCGAACGCATAATGAGACCAACCTAAATCTCAGAATTGGATCTGTTAACCATCATCTTAGTGCATATTCTCTCGCCGGATATGGTCTTAATGATGCGTTTGAAAGGTCTGTTGTTCATCTTTTAAAGAGACTACCAAATGTCAACAAGTCTGATTTGTTTGAAGGAAAACTGGAAATGAAACATCCTTGCTTAAATACCGGATACAAAGGACAGTACATATGTTCTCAATGCGCGTCCAGTCTCCGAGGAGGTAAGAAAGGGAAGTCAGGAGTTCCTATCAAGCTTGTTGGTGCTCCAAATTGGGAAGAGTGCAGCGCACTGGCAAAAAAAGCTGTTAATAGCTCTGAATGGTCGAACACAAAACTTGGAGTTGATTGTGATTTGCAGCCTTGCGCTCTTCCTGATGGTTACCCTCATCCTCATGGTCAGTTCTATGCTGTATCCGGATTCTTTGTGGTGTACCGTTTTTTCAATTTAAGTGCTGAAGCTTCCCTTGATGATGTCTTGGAAAAGGGTAGGGAATTTTGTGAGAAGGCTTGGCAAGTTGCCAGAACCAGTGTTTCTCCACAACCCTTCATTGAACAGTACTGCTTTAGAGCGCCATACATAGTCTCCCTGTTACGAGAAGGTTTATATATTACAGATAAGCAGATCATAATTGGGTCTGGGGGTATAACTTGGACACTTGGAGTAGCTCTTCTGGAAGCAGGGAAAGCTCTTTCTTCTACACCGGGACTAAAGAGCTATGAGACTCTCAGCATGAAGATAAACCCAGTGGCCCTTATATCTGTTTTGCTTGTTTCGTTGCTTCTGCTTCTCTGTGCACTATCACGAGTCAGCAATTGTTTGCCAAGATTCTTTAGAAAGTCCTATCTTCCACTTTTTAGACACAATAGCACCTCAGCTTCATCTGTTCTTAACATCCCGACTCCCTTTAGATTCCAGCGATGGAGTCCTATGAGCACAGGTAACTAATTTTTCTATAATCTTTAGTTAGGACCAGCTGTACCTGCTATGTTCTCAGTTCTTCATATAGTATTTTCTTATGCCTTCAGTTTCCTTTTTGCGTAGATATTCATTCCTaagatgttttttctttcaggtGTAAAGACACCATTGAGTCCAACAGTCCGGGGATCACCGCGTAGGCCATTTAGTTTTGGAAGCAGCGTACAGCTCATGGAATCTTCATTGTACTCGACGAGCAGCTCCGTAATGCATAGTTGTTCTTCTGATAGCTTAGGGGATATGCAATATGACAGCACTAGTTCCTTCTGGTCCTCCCCTCGCAGGAGTCAAATGCGTCTCCAAAGCCGGAGATCACAATCTCGAGAAGATCTTAGTTCGTCGCTCGCTGAATCACACATGCTCAAGATGTAGGAGAAGGAATTTTTTGGTACGGCCTTTTATCACTTCCACACACTCAGAATTTCTCTTTTCTaggtatagaaaaaaaatcatagtatctaaagaaaaagagaaaaaattcaAGAGCTTTCCTTGTTTCAGTTCACATGTAATTCTTTCTATACcatatactatatatgattACTAATTTAACCCAAATTCGACTATCTATCAACTCTCTTCCTCTTTACCCTTCTTGTATTTCTCCAAATTCTTTCTTGTACAGAGCCGGTCCAAGTTCTTGTCATCCCAAAGTTTCTAGGGTTTGAGCAGCTAGAAAGAGAAGAATCGATTCCCGGATTGAGTGGTTTATGTTTCCAGCCTAGAATAAGTCCTGTAAGTCCATATATTCTGCTCTTTGATTCTTATCATCATATCTAAAGgatgacaacaaaaaaagtagaaTCTGTTATATGTTGTTTGGACTTTCATTGCAAGATTCGAGGTTAAAAGtgtcttttttccttttaccaTGAAAATATCCAATATAAACAATGTCCTTGTGTTAGATTGTATAGCTCAAATCAATCTGGGACCATTGTGTGGGGTTGacatttagatattgaataatCATAGTAACTATCACCTGGACTTTGACTTATCTTCTTATGGATCATATTTCAAAtatatggtttagattttttgcATATTGATCGAGTATTCGAGTGCGTAGATTATTTAACCACTCCTCCTAATGTTTAACCTGTGGTAATAGGTTTGGTTCAGAATATcagataaccaaataaaaatgtttatccTAATGATCTCTATTTCAATAGGTTTGGTCAAGTAAAGTTGTACAGATTGATTCTTGTTAGCTGCATCGTTAATCATATTTTGCTTACTTGATCTAGTGACGTaatagatctagagattatgtGATTGGTTCTGAAGACTTGATTACCAAATAAAACATTTCGTCAGATTGATTGAAAGTATGTGACGAAACTGTCTCAGTAATTTTCATTGCCATAAACGTcaactattgttttttttctgttagaATTGATCACCCATCACGTGAAACTTGATCCCAAACTATAAAGACATTTATTTAAGTCGATGTTAACAAGCGTACCCTTTGGTCTCAGACGGAAGGATAAATCTTACATCTACGTCAGTGTCACTCTCGTTCGTTTATTGCTTTGGCCACTCGTTTGCTTTGATTCCACTACACCcaacaaaatcaacaataattgaaataaaagagtggttatttattccttttctctttgagatcaagaagatgttttctttttaagaatcTCCATCATAAGAACAAAAGTTCAAgtacaaattataatttttagaaaagaaacagaggaagaactAGCATTCCTCAAACACAGAGCATGAAACCCCATACAACCGGACTAATCACACACTAGATAATCAAACGTTCCGCAGGGCTTTGAGTTTATTTCACGCtatgcataaacaaaacaaaaaattacaatcaaaaacaattaaaattcgTTCAAGGTCGTTGTATTTATTGCTATAAATGACGTAGGGCCATAACCATATATGAACCTCATGTTTTGCTGAAAATAATAATGTCTCGTTGGTCCCATCGATAAAACACAATCTTTTTCACGTTCCTAATTTATCTGTCCAACttatacaaataaaacatttatctaaAAATTGTTAATGGTAATAGATACCACAAAGTatccttcttcctttttttttctttttttttctttttttttcttttttttttttttttttttttttttttggtgaatcaCTATATTGTGGAGTAGTTCTTTATCCGTTAACTAATCTTTCCTATTTCCACTAATAAGtgtttcaaaacataaaaattcaCGAACAATAAATGCAATGGTTACATTTAGAGTGGTAGGTATATAGTCAACTAAATAGAGTCTTAAAATCTAgcagtttcatttttttccaacacTATATGTTccgattttgttctttttgaaaTAGTCATATTTTGTGTTAGACTTGATAAAACAGACAATACTTCGAACTAATTTCTATCAGGTAGCCTTGGGCGTTCGGGTATCCAGTTTCGGATTTTTGGatatttcagatttttagatttaGAGATATAGGACCTTCGGCTATTTCTATACTTCAAGTTTGAATCGGATATTTCGGATTCGGATTCGGATGACATGTACGAATATTTGTACTGCAGGTTCGAATATGTTACATGTTGAATGGACTTCCTTGCATTGCAAGATTCGAGGCTAAAagtgtctctcttttttttttaccatgaaAATATCTAATATGAACAGTGTCCTTATTGTAGAGCTCAAATCAGTCTGGGGACCATTGCCATTGTGTGTTGTTGGCTTTTAGATATATagaacaatcaatcaatcatagTAACTATCAGTCAGTCTCTCACCTGGACAATTTACTTATCTTCCTTTATGGATCATATTTCAAATAAATGGTACAGATTTTTTGCGTATTGGTGAAAATTAATACGTAGATTATTTACCACTCCTAATGTTTAACTTGTGGTAATAGCCTAAtaggttcggttcggttaagaAAATCTGATTACCTAACAAAAATGTGAATCCTAATGATCTTCAATAGAGTTGGTCATGTAATGTTGTATTGTACAGATTGATTCTTGTTAGTTGCATGTTCGGCGCATCTGGTCTTAGTGGTAATAATAGAGATCAAGAGATTATGTGATTGGTACTTAAGAAGACTAGGTTACCACATAAAATATCTGCTTAAAACAAATGATGCGACGAAACGAGTCTGTCTCAATGTAATTTTCATTGCCGTAAATGTTCAAATAGTGTTTTTTCAGTTGGCATTGCTCACCATCACCAAGTACTTGAGACACTGAAACTTGATTCACAACATTTAGACATTAGACATTGACTTAACGTAAAATAATTGTACCCTTTGTGTTCTCAAAGGAAAGGATAAATCTACATCTATATCAGTGGCCACTCGTTTGCTTTTGTGACTGTGGCCACTCGTTTGCTTTTGATTCAACTACACCcaacaaaatcaatcacaatCACTGAAATAAGagaggagtttttttttggttactcaAATAAATATCGTATTAAGAAACTCCATCAAAGGATCTTAAGTTTAATTAGGAACTCGAATCAAAAACCAGAGGACGAAACCCCACACGACCGGACCGGGAGTGATCAGGCTGATCACACCGAGGTAAAGTAATCAATCATTCCGCTGCAAGGAACCTATCCCACCGTTACTTACATAGTTACGTTACACTCTGGGATATAAGGGAGACTCCTTTATTTGCTCCAGTACTCACAGTATTCATAGACCATTCAGCAATTTGGCTTAGAGTTTTATTTCACGGTAtgcataccaaaaaaaaaaagatttaaatcaaaaacaattaaaattattttaagagGTTACATTCTTTAAGGTCgttgtatttgtatataaatgAAGTAGGGCCATAGCCATATCTACAGAACTCATGTTTGCTGAATATTTGGTCCCATCAATAAAACATAATCTTTTTCACTTTCCTAATCTATTTATCCaacttatataaataaaacatttatctaaAATTTGTTAATGGATACCACAAATccttgtttttttgcttttgtatttttgtgaaTCATTATTAGTTCTTTAACTGTTAACTGATCTATCCTATTTTCCACTGATAGgtgttttcaaatattaaaattcacgAACAATAAATGTAATGGTTATATTTAGAGTGGTATAAGTAACAATAAATACATTGTTACTTATAAACCATATAAACAAAacgctctctcttctctctagaAACAAGCTCGCCGCCGTCTAAGGTTTCTGGTTCCGGTGGCTTTCTCAGCATCAGAGCTGGATgtctctttctaattaattggtttctttttcttttcgacACATCCATCTCAATTTTTCATTCTACTGTCTCATATCTCAATTTTCAGATCTAGAATTTATTTAATCTCAAACATTCTCAATCATAGGTTCAACTACTTGTCTCTGTTCTCACCGTCAAGTTCAGCTTTAGATCTGACCGTCTTCAAGGCAGAGGCAGTCTCTAACCGTTTCTCCACCGCCTCAGATGAAGAAAATTCACCACCGTAGATCTAGATCTCCTTCCTGATTCCAAAAGTCGCTCATCTTGAAGAGCCTCTAGGCTTTATTTGTTGTATCACCGTCTCTGGTTGTTCAGCTATGGAGCAACATAACGAGGTCGCACGGCACACTCATTCGATTCTAACTCTATGTAAAGGAGAATCTTGTTTTGTATTCCGTTTAAATGTTCTTTCTTGTCTCAgatctatttttaattttcaaagattaagatttatttttctatttttgaatctCTAGAGTCTGTTCCGGAAagtttttgaatgaatgttgtgtttctttgtctgGGTTGTTTCCCTTTAGTTTACCTTGTTTGGTATTAGTTTCAGGACGGCTTAAATCTCTGGAAGGAATGTATTCCTTGCCGGTTGTTTGTATTCTATCTTATACgtttatcaataaaatgaaatccttcagatgaaaaaaaaaaatatatatatatatatatatatatatttagagtGGTATATTGTCAACTGAATAGactattataaaaataaatattccgcttttgttcttttagaatttatttatgaaatattataaaatacattTGGATTAGACAAAACTTGGaactaatttaatttctatCAGGAGGATTGGAACATAggacaatataaatatatttatagaaactttGTTGCCACCAATATTTAAAAAGGGGAGAACAATATTTTATAAGCTTtcgtatttattatatagtatactatATACATGAATTCGACCATAACCAAACTACGTATCCACtttaatgtataaaaatgtAACAACATCACTATACGTTTAGATCGGTTGTACGGAACGTAATTAAGCACTTAATTATTCTATTAAACTATATAGTTAAAGCTGCTTATTAAGGTCACTCTCCTTCACAAATAGACCATGGAATCCGTACGGAACCCTTCGCGGCAACCTCACGGCGGCGACGATTTGAAGATCCGGCGACTTCGCGTCCATCACAAGAAACTTCGATTCTCCACTCACCTCATCGTGAACATACGTCACAACGTAACCGTcatcctcctccgcctccgGATCACTAGGATCCCTAGCTACGAAAAACGGTTCGCCGCCGTAACAACCTGGACCGTACATCCTACGCGCCACCGTACAATCATCCCTATCTCCTTTAGACACGTCGAGCTTCACAACCCCGGATATCTTCGGCATCGGATCACCAATCGCCGCGTAAACATACCTGCTCCGCCTCCCGAGAAATGCCGGATTAATCACCGCGAAATCGAGATTCCTCGCCGAGATCGGATGACGTGACACGATCCCGGTGACGAGATCGATCCTCACCTTCTCGACCAAAGCGTGAACCAGATCCATCCTCTCCAGAGTATGCTCGATCGACATAATGTTCGGAGCGATCAAAACGACGGCGTTCCCGTCGTCTTCATCCCAAGCGTTGATGGCGTGAATGATGTTAAATCCAGGAACCTCAAACCATTTCATCTCCGATTCATCTCCGGCGTACTTCGGAATCACACCGAGCCTCGGCGTTTTGCCTTTATCAGCACCGACCGGAGAACCACCTTCGAGAACAAAATCCACCGGATTCGTCCTCATCCCAAGCTGGATCTCAGCGAAAATCGCGTTGCGTTCCGTGATCGCGAAGTCGTGGAGAAACGACGGAGACGTCATTGAGAATATCGGAACGTCTCTCTGTTTTCTCCCAGCTGAATCAAACCGGAAATACGTTAAAAATGGTGGAACCGGACCGTACCGGAATGCGAATGTCTCTCCGGTTATTGGATCGGTTTTAGGATGAGCTGTCATACTCATCGCTAACTTCCCCTCGAAATCGTGCCGTCCGATCGTTTCAATATCTCCTGACTTAGTTAATCGTACGGTGTAGGGTAAATCAGATTCACCCAAAGCGAAGAGACGGTTACTGAAGAAAGCTAGACTCGTATTAGCCAAACCAATGCCGTTAACCGGATTAAACTGTCCGGTTAAAACCCTAATCGCTGATAAAGCTCCACGAGCTACCGACGCGGCTACACCGTTGAAACCGGAGAACACGTTAGGCATAACCGGAGCTCCGGTTTGTTTCTCGACGTTGTATTTATAAGTCTTGACGTATCTGCTACAGAGTGTTGCTTTACCATCGTTGATCCGAATCGCGTGAAGCATACCGTCGCCGTCGAAGAGATGGTAAGGACCACGAGGGAGGAACTGTGGATTCGGACCGTTACGGATGTAAGCGCCGTTAAGCGACGGGGGAAGAGAGCCGTGGATGATTTCACAGTCTGTAGGAGGAAGCTCGTCGAGGACAGGAGCGAAGTTGTCGGAGAGAACGTGTTTTGGATCGACTGAAGGACGTGACGGTGGATCGATGAACGTGTTGATTACATCTTCGACGGTGGTGAAGAGAGATGTTGCGAGAGTCATTTCTGATCGGAGTTTCGCTGGAGATGATGAGAGTGATGTGTGAAGGTTGGTTCGGTTGTGGAGTACTGTTTTAGGTTTGCTACCAGTACGACGGTGATCATTGCTGTCGCTTGGGTTAGTGATGGGAGAACGTTCTTCGACAACAGCGGAGTTGATACGGAGAAGACGAGGAGAGGAAGATGAGCAGCGAAGAGGAGAGTGGTGAAGAGAGAATGTACTggagatgaaggaagaagaagaagaagaagaaagagagtccattgctctactttttttttgtgttttagttGCTTTGCTTCCACGTTTAAGGCTGTGAAGGATGATGagtgtgtgttgttgttgttgtggggCTATTTATTGagttatgaaaatgaaaaatcaatcaATGGTTTCTTgtgaaattaagatttttattttttttggtttattttatgtGAAGCTAGTATTTATTTGGTTCGTTGGTTATTCTTATGTGAAGTTCTGATCTTCAATAATAATTTGTCTCTATTCTTATTTTCACATACGTTTTTATTATTCTCCATAATATCAGAAGGATTATCCTGTATTTTATGTGACAGCAAAATTATTCGTCAAAATTTGGATTGATTAATTTGTCAACATTATTTTGacaaaataatatgattttattagtaaatttactcataatttatattattttattaaatttgatagTTTTTCTAGGTTGCCCACATTTGATATTTTGGTtgtcaatttttctttttcgtcaAAGTATtagttaagatatatatatatatatatatatttttgttcaatgttattttttttttacatttcttacattttttttgtcaaaactaTATATTCCTTATTTGTTCATAATATAACATATGTGAAATTTGAATCATTCGAATGATTGCTTCCATCCATAGGtctaaatactttttaaatagATATATCATCATTAGTTCAAGAACCGTGTATATTTGGACATTTCTAGTACAATGATTTAAATGATTACAAACAAACATGTGAAATGCATGGAATCTTGTAACTATTCATAAACTCTATAGAACTatgttcatgcatgtggtcCGGTTGTTGATAAAAATGAAAGCTCAGTAAGGAGAAGACTGACCTACAAATGTGGAAACTATAACAAACTCCTAATATGTACTTTGTAGTCGATAACTCGATATATTCGGTCGCTTTGGTCGGTGTTCAGCAATATAGATGGTTCAGAGTGCAAAGAGAGAATGACAGGTAATGGGTACATGTGTTGCGTATCTGGAATTGCCACTTTTTGGGTTTTATGCATGTAATTGCCATTGATGCATGCACAATTGTTAGGTGTTATTAATACGTTGTTAGATGATAATACCAAACTCATTTTAAGTTAACTTTTTATGTGATTGATCAAAATTGTAaccgttgtttttttttttttcctttctttctttacaACCCCAACCAATCTTCTTAGCTTTTCAACAGAAATAAAGAAGTTGAAAAAGTTGAACTCGGCAAGATTCTCGTGTTTGGTTTAATTACTTTGAATCGGGCTTACTTTTTCggtttaaactaaattaaaaccgTAAAATCATGTCTAGAATTCCAAATCTCATTCGGTTTTACTCGGTTCTCATCTGATAATTCAAAGTTTAAAaccttgaaagataaataaaattttagtcgGTGCCCCAAATCTATTAGATATGATCATAGAAAATGTAAAAGAGTTACAACAACAAGGGTTCCATGTCTTCTCTCCTTACAAAACTTCTTCCAACACAACAAAGAcacagagaaagaaagtgaGCGTATTTACAAAGTGGAGTAGAgacagtgagagagagagagaaggaagtcAAGGAACGGTCAAGCGATCAGAGCCAAGAGGCTTCAATGAAGATATTAGACGAAGGAGATGTAGTCTCTCTACAAATGGTTTCAacacagcttcttcttcaggaGGAACAAAGGCCAAACATATGCTCAGCTCTTGTACCGCCTCTCCATATTGCCTGCTCCACCATAAACCATACCAACAACAATTCAAGATCTTTTGTGTTGATCAAACTAAACCGACCAATTTACAGAACAAGGACAAGCAACAAAAGAACCATTCTTTGTAAGGATTTAAATCTATTACCTTTCGTAGTACAGCATCATACCAAGGTCTCTGCGAAGTACCCAGTTATGAGGTTGCAAAATCAACAACCTTTCTGCAGCCGCTATAGCCAACCTTTTGATCAGCAGAAAACGTATGTTAAGGCCGAGAAAAATTAAAAGGGTTTGcaaaatctttcttctttcaagttttttacCTAAGTTCTTGAGGCCGCAGCAATGGGCAATTAAAACTACTGATGTTGTTAAGTTGACTAAGAGGAGAAGTCAGCATTAGTCCAGGGGATGACTTCGTAGCACGTCTCCAGTGAAGCCTCTGCAAATAACCAAAAGACAATATAGAATCTTTCAGTATGAAATCTTTTGGAGTTAAAGATTCGTAGTTTAGTTATTATAGGTGATTAAGGACTTACAATCAAATTGGCAAGAGCAATTCCAATAATGTCTCTGTTTGTTGCGATGTCGAGGTCTTTAAGTGACTTTGCGGTTAAGTCTGATGCCATTGATCCAGGATCATCAACGCAGCTTCCATTGACAATAGAGAACAAGCTCTGTCCTGAAGTTACTTTAAAGAGTTCCTCAGGATACTCCGTTTCAGGCCAAATCAGAAAATCTTCCCCAACTGGAGATCCAACAATTTTCACATCGAG from the Camelina sativa cultivar DH55 chromosome 12, Cs, whole genome shotgun sequence genome contains:
- the LOC104731648 gene encoding uncharacterized protein LOC104731648 isoform X2; translated protein: MAFNRKRDAQSLMNERESVQDQSDSSESDSEEVLQLDEKSVSDWLSKIDAIAKDVEAELVSRDIGCHMVQVLEAVNAVLFGLRGFKRTSITLDPEHYYLHSVLNCRSSTAFLISVIYIEVCKRLDVKIVGSPVGEDFLIWPETEYPEELFKVTSGQSLFSIVNGSCVDDPGSMASDLTAKSLKDLDIATNRDIIGIALANLIRLHWRRATKSSPGLMLTSPLSQLNNISSFNCPLLRPQELRLAIAAAERLLILQPHNWVLRRDLGMMLYYERQYGEAVQELSICLAFVPPEEEAVLKPFVERLHLLRLISSLKPLGSDRLTVP
- the LOC104731647 gene encoding probable carotenoid cleavage dioxygenase 4, chloroplastic encodes the protein MDSLSSSSSSSFISSTFSLHHSPLRCSSSSPRLLRINSAVVEERSPITNPSDSNDHRRTGSKPKTVLHNRTNLHTSLSSSPAKLRSEMTLATSLFTTVEDVINTFIDPPSRPSVDPKHVLSDNFAPVLDELPPTDCEIIHGSLPPSLNGAYIRNGPNPQFLPRGPYHLFDGDGMLHAIRINDGKATLCSRYVKTYKYNVEKQTGAPVMPNVFSGFNGVAASVARGALSAIRVLTGQFNPVNGIGLANTSLAFFSNRLFALGESDLPYTVRLTKSGDIETIGRHDFEGKLAMSMTAHPKTDPITGETFAFRYGPVPPFLTYFRFDSAGRKQRDVPIFSMTSPSFLHDFAITERNAIFAEIQLGMRTNPVDFVLEGGSPVGADKGKTPRLGVIPKYAGDESEMKWFEVPGFNIIHAINAWDEDDGNAVVLIAPNIMSIEHTLERMDLVHALVEKVRIDLVTGIVSRHPISARNLDFAVINPAFLGRRSRYVYAAIGDPMPKISGVVKLDVSKGDRDDCTVARRMYGPGCYGGEPFFVARDPSDPEAEEDDGYVVTYVHDEVSGESKFLVMDAKSPDLQIVAAVRLPRRVPYGFHGLFVKESDLNKQL
- the LOC104731645 gene encoding probable apyrase 7, with translation MVFGRITELFNAASSRFTSGSQSSVPYLPTGSSPDVGTSPSDSISFGNGGRNNSLRHSASLQDFSSYHGFDPEESILAKEADLNTKRQTISWGQNGSSLSKEKAGVPSGTNPSTRRKCFRAFMIVMCLILFAFLVYIVSMYIYTNWSRGASRYYVVFDCGSTGTRAYVYQGTINYKKDSSLPIVMKSLTEGISRKSSGRAYDRMETEPGFDKLVNNRSGLKKAIKPLIQWAEKQIPKHAHRTTSLFVYATAGVRRLRPADSSWILGNVWSILAKSPFTCRREWVKIISGTEEAYFGWTALNYQTSMLGAVPKKATFGALDLGGSSLQVTFENEERTHNETNLNLRIGSVNHHLSAYSLAGYGLNDAFERSVVHLLKRLPNVNKSDLFEGKLEMKHPCLNTGYKGQYICSQCASSLRGGKKGKSGVPIKLVGAPNWEECSALAKKAVNSSEWSNTKLGVDCDLQPCALPDGYPHPHGQFYAVSGFFVVYRFFNLSAEASLDDVLEKGREFCEKAWQVARTSVSPQPFIEQYCFRAPYIVSLLREGLYITDKQIIIGSGGITWTLGVALLEAGKALSSTPGLKSYETLSMKINPVALISVLLVSLLLLLCALSRVSNCLPRFFRKSYLPLFRHNSTSASSVLNIPTPFRFQRWSPMSTGVKTPLSPTVRGSPRRPFSFGSSVQLMESSLYSTSSSVMHSCSSDSLGDMQYDSTSSFWSSPRRSQMRLQSRRSQSREDLSSSLAESHMLKM